Proteins from a genomic interval of Pseudoruegeria sp. SHC-113:
- a CDS encoding DUF1194 domain-containing protein, whose product MRFLLALFFALAFPALAEEVEVELVLLADASGSISEAEIGFQRQGYAEALTDPRVLAAIERTAYQSIAVTYVEWAANTAVVVDWAKIDGPESARAFAEALLTPPRQAYGRNAIGGALLDAKRLIEQNEFKGWRKVIDFSGDSPNSFSGPPLEQARQEVVAAGITINGLPILCRFCDTPTRYPDLGKVYEERIIGGLGAFVVTATDEADLAEAIRRKLILEISGQMPAYEVAER is encoded by the coding sequence ATGCGGTTTCTGCTGGCTCTCTTCTTTGCACTCGCCTTCCCGGCTCTGGCCGAGGAAGTGGAGGTGGAGCTTGTGTTGCTAGCCGATGCCTCGGGCTCGATCTCAGAGGCCGAGATCGGCTTTCAGCGGCAGGGCTATGCCGAGGCGCTCACCGATCCGCGCGTGCTCGCCGCCATAGAGCGCACGGCCTATCAGTCCATCGCGGTGACCTACGTGGAATGGGCCGCCAACACCGCCGTGGTGGTGGATTGGGCCAAGATCGACGGCCCCGAAAGCGCGCGTGCTTTCGCCGAGGCGCTGCTCACGCCGCCCCGTCAAGCCTATGGGCGCAACGCCATTGGCGGCGCGCTGCTGGATGCCAAGCGGTTGATCGAACAGAATGAATTCAAGGGCTGGCGCAAGGTGATCGATTTCTCCGGCGACAGCCCCAACAGCTTTTCTGGCCCCCCGCTGGAGCAAGCACGGCAGGAGGTCGTGGCGGCCGGGATCACGATCAACGGGCTGCCGATCCTCTGCCGCTTCTGCGACACGCCCACGCGCTACCCGGATCTGGGGAAAGTCTATGAGGAGCGGATCATCGGCGGGCTTGGGGCCTTCGTGGTGACGGCCACGGATGAGGCCGATCTGGCCGAGGCGATCCGGCGCAAGCTGATCCTCGAAATCTCAGGCCAGATGCCTGCTTACGAGGTCGCCGAACGCTAG
- a CDS encoding twin-arginine translocation pathway signal — protein sequence MHRTPFTRRKLLATTGAAVLTAGTGLITPARAAGLAPTPTMRGGANNYRPGAPIVERIGGGGFWMRGTVRRAGDGAPLPGQRIQIWAHTTEGHERDWHSHGATLTDADGVFRLEMPQIVPAFGQPHGHLAYDSDDFKTVFLRPVMASASNKELEAHFVLEPA from the coding sequence ATGCATCGCACCCCTTTCACCCGCCGCAAGCTGCTCGCCACCACCGGCGCGGCAGTTCTCACCGCCGGCACCGGCCTCATCACTCCGGCCCGCGCCGCTGGGCTCGCCCCCACGCCCACCATGCGCGGCGGAGCCAACAACTACCGCCCCGGCGCGCCCATCGTGGAGCGGATCGGCGGCGGCGGGTTCTGGATGCGCGGCACCGTGCGGCGCGCGGGCGATGGTGCGCCCCTGCCCGGCCAGCGGATCCAGATCTGGGCCCATACCACCGAGGGCCATGAGCGCGACTGGCACAGCCACGGCGCGACGCTGACGGATGCAGACGGCGTGTTCCGGCTGGAAATGCCCCAGATCGTGCCCGCCTTCGGCCAGCCCCACGGGCATCTCGCCTATGACAGCGATGATTTCAAAACCGTCTTCCTGCGCCCGGTGATGGCCAGCGCCTCGAACAAGGAACTTGAGGCCCATTTCGTGCTGGAGCCCGCCTGA
- a CDS encoding ferric reductase-like transmembrane domain-containing protein: MRSAAIWLWVAALIVVPVALSLASPLLQWRDPIYIAGGFAGVLAMALMPLQPLLATQALPGLSAFQGRKLHRLIGALLVTSVGFHVLGLWITSPPDVVDVLLLRSPTPFALWGLLAMGALFLSAGITALRGPLRLRWKLWRVVHLSLAALVITGTVVHALRIEGTMEPVSKALLSLWLVLVFAGALAKSTRSRAIARPKL; encoded by the coding sequence ATGCGCAGCGCGGCGATCTGGCTCTGGGTGGCCGCGCTGATTGTGGTGCCGGTGGCGCTATCCCTCGCAAGCCCGCTGCTGCAGTGGCGCGATCCCATCTACATCGCCGGAGGGTTTGCAGGCGTTCTCGCCATGGCGCTGATGCCCCTGCAACCGCTGCTCGCCACGCAAGCCCTGCCGGGCCTGAGCGCCTTTCAGGGCCGCAAGCTGCACCGGCTGATCGGGGCCCTGCTGGTTACAAGCGTCGGGTTCCACGTGCTGGGCCTCTGGATCACCAGCCCGCCGGACGTGGTGGACGTGCTGCTCCTGCGCTCCCCCACGCCCTTTGCGCTTTGGGGCCTGCTGGCGATGGGAGCGCTCTTCTTAAGCGCCGGGATCACCGCCCTGCGCGGGCCTTTGCGCTTACGCTGGAAACTCTGGCGCGTGGTGCATCTGTCGCTCGCCGCGCTGGTGATCACGGGCACCGTGGTGCATGCGCTGCGGATTGAGGGCACGATGGAGCCTGTTTCAAAGGCGCTACTGAGCCTCTGGCTGGTGCTGGTGTTCGCAGGCGCGCTCGCGAAGTCCACCCGGAGCCGGGCCATTGCCCGGCCCAAGCTCTAA
- a CDS encoding DNA polymerase III subunit chi yields the protein MGAAFFYHLTRSPVEETLPMLLDKSRQAGWRILIRGRDENRLRWLDERLWQGAPEGFLPHGLAGGPHDALQPVLLGGEGVSAEGFTCLMSIDGADLSAEEVQASERACILFDGTDPDAVAHARVQWKALTDAGCAAKYWSQEEGPWAMKAEAGG from the coding sequence GTGGGCGCGGCCTTCTTCTACCATTTGACCCGCAGCCCGGTGGAGGAAACCCTGCCGATGCTGCTGGACAAATCCCGGCAGGCCGGCTGGCGGATCCTGATACGCGGGCGTGATGAAAACCGCCTGCGCTGGCTGGATGAACGGCTCTGGCAGGGCGCGCCCGAAGGCTTCCTGCCGCATGGGCTCGCTGGCGGGCCGCATGATGCACTGCAACCGGTTCTGTTGGGGGGTGAGGGTGTTTCGGCGGAAGGCTTCACCTGCCTGATGTCCATCGACGGGGCCGATCTTTCGGCAGAGGAAGTGCAGGCCAGTGAGCGCGCCTGCATCCTTTTTGACGGCACCGATCCGGACGCCGTCGCTCATGCGCGCGTGCAGTGGAAAGCGCTCACCGATGCCGGCTGCGCGGCGAAATACTGGTCTCAGGAAGAGGGGCCCTGGGCGATGAAGGCGGAAGCCGGGGGCTGA
- a CDS encoding leucyl aminopeptidase, producing the protein MTPTAAIEFKEIELDAIAAHEGSVAVFLGSEGAMDQCARRVNRVTKGALARMAESESFEKMKEGEATVLAFPQGLAAEKLVVVKLDRRAKADVARKAGAAIGKTHGKAALLVLAGNLVQAAELSFGLAMRAYDFSDHKSKAADPLGAVHFMVAKPEEIAAQAAPMAAVAEGVFFTRDLVNEPANVLTTTDFAARLAAMQELGLEVEILEEDELEKLGFRTLLSVGQGSESPSKVVVMQWNGGGDEKPFAFVGKGVVFDTGGISIKPAAGMEDMTMDMGGAGTVAGVMRTLALRKAKANVVGIVGLVENMPDGKATRPGDVVKSMKGDTIEIINTDAEGRLVLADCLWYAQERFEPTGMINLATLTGAIIIGLGHENTGAFSNDDALCNAFLKAAAQEGEGAWRLPMGQAYDDQLKSRIADMKNVGTRAGGSITAAQFLQRFVKEGTPWIHLDIAGTASVKSETTLAPAGATGWGVMALDRLIRNGYEAG; encoded by the coding sequence ATGACCCCGACAGCCGCCATTGAATTCAAGGAAATCGAGCTCGACGCCATTGCCGCCCATGAGGGCAGCGTGGCGGTGTTTCTGGGCAGCGAAGGCGCGATGGATCAATGCGCCCGCCGTGTAAATCGCGTGACCAAGGGCGCGCTGGCCCGCATGGCCGAAAGCGAATCCTTTGAGAAGATGAAAGAGGGTGAGGCCACGGTGCTGGCTTTCCCCCAAGGGCTTGCTGCCGAGAAACTTGTTGTCGTGAAACTGGACCGCCGCGCGAAAGCCGATGTGGCGCGCAAGGCCGGGGCCGCCATCGGCAAGACCCACGGCAAGGCGGCCCTTCTGGTGCTGGCAGGCAACCTCGTGCAGGCGGCGGAGCTCTCCTTCGGCCTTGCCATGCGGGCCTATGACTTCTCCGATCACAAAAGCAAAGCCGCCGATCCGCTCGGCGCGGTGCACTTCATGGTGGCCAAGCCCGAGGAGATCGCCGCGCAGGCCGCGCCGATGGCGGCTGTGGCTGAGGGCGTCTTTTTCACCCGCGATCTGGTGAACGAGCCGGCAAACGTGCTCACCACCACCGATTTCGCCGCGCGCCTTGCCGCCATGCAGGAGCTTGGCCTTGAGGTTGAGATCCTTGAAGAGGACGAGCTGGAAAAGCTCGGCTTCCGCACGTTGCTTTCGGTGGGGCAGGGTTCCGAAAGCCCTTCCAAAGTGGTGGTGATGCAGTGGAACGGTGGCGGCGATGAGAAGCCCTTCGCCTTCGTCGGCAAGGGCGTGGTGTTTGACACTGGCGGTATCTCGATCAAACCCGCCGCCGGCATGGAAGACATGACGATGGACATGGGCGGCGCGGGCACCGTGGCGGGCGTGATGCGCACGCTGGCGCTGCGCAAGGCCAAGGCCAATGTCGTGGGCATTGTCGGCCTCGTGGAGAACATGCCCGACGGCAAGGCCACGCGCCCCGGCGACGTGGTGAAATCCATGAAGGGCGACACGATCGAGATCATCAACACCGACGCCGAAGGCCGCCTCGTGCTGGCCGATTGCCTCTGGTACGCGCAGGAGCGTTTCGAGCCCACCGGCATGATCAACCTCGCCACGCTCACCGGCGCGATCATCATTGGGCTGGGTCACGAGAACACCGGCGCCTTCTCCAACGACGATGCGCTCTGCAACGCCTTCCTGAAGGCCGCCGCGCAAGAGGGCGAGGGCGCATGGCGTCTGCCGATGGGGCAGGCCTATGACGATCAGCTCAAAAGCCGCATCGCCGACATGAAGAACGTCGGCACGCGGGCGGGCGGCTCGATCACGGCCGCGCAGTTCCTGCAGCGCTTCGTGAAGGAGGGCACGCCCTGGATTCACCTCGACATCGCGGGCACGGCCTCGGTGAAGAGCGAAACCACGCTCGCCCCGGCGGGCGCGACGGGCTGGGGCGTGATGGCGCTCGATCGGCTGATCCGCAACGGCTACGAGGCCGGCTAA
- the lptF gene encoding LPS export ABC transporter permease LptF yields MAKFDRYFLSQLLALFGFFSLILVLVYWVNRAVSLFDTLISNGQSAVVFLEFTALTLPNVIRVVMPIAAFVATIYVTNRLSTESELVVVQSTGFSPYRLARPVFAFGVIVFVLMSILTHLLVPSSNRQLTLRTAEIAENVAAGLLVEGTFMHPAKGITFYIREISASGELQDIFLTDARNTELQTTYTAKLALLVREDTGPKLLMFDGMAQTLNAKANTLSTTQFEDFVFDIGALVPSGDPTKRKPRELSTPELLSLAPELLEETGRSAAVFLQEAHERITQGLVALVAVMTGFAALLVGGYSRFGIWKQIVGAVVLLVVMETLDNAMSDIAQRDPEAWPVMYVAPALGLLATFVLLWISTKPGLFKRRRAQA; encoded by the coding sequence GTGGCGAAATTCGACAGATATTTCCTGTCGCAATTGCTTGCGTTGTTCGGGTTTTTCTCCCTCATTCTCGTGCTTGTTTATTGGGTCAACCGGGCCGTTTCACTGTTTGACACGCTGATCTCCAACGGCCAGTCGGCCGTCGTCTTCCTTGAGTTCACCGCCCTCACTCTGCCCAACGTGATCCGCGTGGTGATGCCGATCGCGGCCTTCGTGGCGACGATCTACGTCACGAACCGGCTGTCGACGGAAAGCGAGCTTGTGGTGGTGCAATCCACCGGCTTCAGCCCCTACCGGCTGGCGCGGCCAGTTTTTGCCTTCGGGGTGATCGTCTTCGTGCTGATGAGCATCCTCACGCACCTGCTGGTGCCAAGCTCCAACCGACAGCTCACCCTGCGCACCGCCGAGATCGCCGAGAACGTCGCCGCCGGGCTTCTGGTGGAAGGCACTTTCATGCACCCGGCCAAGGGCATCACCTTCTACATCCGCGAGATATCGGCCTCCGGCGAGTTGCAGGACATCTTCCTCACCGACGCGCGCAATACCGAGCTGCAAACCACCTACACGGCGAAACTGGCGCTTCTGGTGCGCGAGGACACCGGGCCGAAGCTTTTGATGTTTGACGGCATGGCCCAGACTTTGAACGCCAAGGCCAACACGCTCTCCACCACGCAGTTCGAGGATTTCGTCTTTGACATCGGCGCGCTGGTGCCTTCCGGCGATCCGACCAAACGCAAGCCGCGCGAGCTGAGCACGCCCGAGCTTCTCTCGCTCGCGCCGGAACTGCTGGAGGAAACCGGGCGCAGCGCGGCGGTGTTCCTGCAGGAAGCCCATGAGCGGATCACGCAAGGGCTGGTGGCGCTGGTGGCCGTGATGACGGGCTTTGCCGCGCTTCTTGTGGGGGGCTACTCGCGCTTCGGGATCTGGAAACAGATCGTCGGCGCGGTTGTGCTGCTCGTGGTGATGGAGACGCTGGACAACGCGATGAGCGACATCGCCCAGCGGGATCCTGAGGCCTGGCCGGTGATGTATGTCGCGCCTGCGCTGGGGCTGCTGGCGACTTTCGTGCTCTTGTGGATCTCCACCAAGCCAGGGCTGTTCAAACGGCGGAGGGCGCAAGCGTGA
- the lptG gene encoding LPS export ABC transporter permease LptG, which yields MILHLYFARRFLRSVLIVGFAFTVLMQMFDMVEQLRKFGGEEIPFAEIFELSLLNLPAGIYQILPLIVILGTLAMYLGLARSSELVVTRAAGRSAVMSLIAPVSAAFLLGVFAVAVLNPIVAGTQKRYELLENSYKSGEQSVLSISDEGLWLRQGNSEGQTVIRAAESNLDGTLLRGVTFISFDTDGTPLERVEAQEAGLSAGRWALQNAKVWSLATTDNPERDARSYDTLDLASNLTRQQIRDSFGTPSAIPIWDLPRFITNLKNAGFSPRQHEVWFQMELASPLFLVSMVLIGAAFTMRHTRFGRTGIMVLGAILMGFGLFFIRNFAQVLGESGQIPIGVAAWTPPIAGICLALGLILHLEDG from the coding sequence GTGATCCTCCACCTCTATTTTGCCCGCCGCTTCCTGCGCTCCGTGCTGATCGTGGGCTTCGCCTTCACCGTGCTGATGCAGATGTTCGACATGGTGGAGCAGCTGCGCAAATTCGGCGGCGAGGAGATCCCCTTCGCCGAGATCTTCGAGCTCTCCCTTTTGAACCTGCCCGCGGGCATCTACCAGATCCTGCCGCTGATCGTGATCCTTGGCACGCTTGCCATGTACCTCGGCCTTGCGCGCTCCTCCGAACTTGTTGTCACGCGGGCGGCGGGGCGGTCGGCTGTCATGAGCCTGATCGCGCCCGTCAGTGCGGCCTTCCTGCTGGGCGTCTTTGCCGTTGCGGTGCTCAACCCGATCGTTGCGGGCACCCAGAAACGCTACGAACTGCTGGAAAACAGCTACAAAAGCGGCGAGCAAAGCGTGCTGTCAATCTCTGACGAGGGGCTCTGGCTGCGGCAGGGCAACAGCGAAGGCCAGACGGTGATCCGCGCCGCCGAAAGCAACCTCGACGGCACCTTGCTGCGCGGGGTGACCTTCATCTCTTTTGACACCGACGGCACGCCGCTGGAACGCGTGGAAGCGCAGGAGGCGGGACTTTCCGCCGGTCGCTGGGCGCTGCAGAATGCGAAGGTCTGGTCACTGGCCACCACCGACAATCCCGAGCGCGACGCGCGCAGCTATGATACGCTCGATCTCGCTTCCAACCTGACCCGCCAGCAGATCCGCGACAGTTTCGGCACCCCAAGCGCGATCCCGATCTGGGATCTGCCGCGCTTCATCACCAACCTGAAAAACGCAGGCTTTTCGCCGCGCCAACACGAAGTCTGGTTCCAGATGGAACTGGCCTCGCCGCTGTTTCTGGTGTCGATGGTGCTGATCGGCGCGGCCTTCACCATGCGCCACACGCGGTTTGGGCGCACCGGCATCATGGTTCTGGGCGCGATCCTCATGGGCTTTGGCCTCTTCTTCATCCGTAATTTCGCGCAGGTTCTGGGCGAGAGCGGGCAGATCCCCATCGGCGTGGCGGCCTGGACGCCACCGATTGCCGGTATCTGCCTCGCGCTTGGCCTGATCCTGCATCTGGAGGACGGCTGA